The sequence ATGCGATGCTGCGCAGCAGCACGAAATGGAAAGGGCGATGTAAGAAAACGACAAACGGCTCGGCCAGCGAGTTGGCAGAGACGGGGCCCAAGGGTTTCGTAGGTCGGGCTTTATGCCCGACAGCGGCCTCGATCGGCGGCGCTGTCGGGCATAAAGCCCGACCTACGGCCACCGGTCATCGCTCGTCAACACCATGGGATCGCCACGATTCGCGGCTGAAGCCGCTCCTACAGGGATGCGACGGCGCGGCTAGCCGCTCAGCCGGAACCGCACCGTCACCGCCAGCCCCTGCGGCTCGGCGTCGGCCAGCGTCACCGCGGCGTGATGGCGGCGGGCGATCTCCTGCACGATGGCGAGGCCCAGGCCGCAGCCCTTGCCCTGCCCTTCCATGCGGCCGCGGTAGAAGCGCTCGAACACCCGCGCGCGTTCCGAGGCCGGGATGCCGGGACCGGTGTCGCGCACCTCGACCATCGCCATGCCGCCCTCGTCGCGCACCCGCACGCCGATCTCGCCACCCTCGGGGTGTACTGGATCGCGTTGTCGACCAGGTTGGCCAGCAATTCGCGCAGCAGCGACTCGTGGCCGGCGATCACCAGCTTGTCGGGCGCCTCGTCAAGGCCGAGGTCGAGCCCGCGGGCCAGCGCGCGCGGCACCGCTTCGGCGGTCACCTCGCGCGCCAGCCGGGCCAGGTCGATCGGCGCCAGCGCGAGGCCGGCGTCGGGCTCGGCGCGCGCCAGCGCCAAGAGCTGGTTCACCAGCCGGATCGCCCTCGCCACGCTGGTCTCGACCTGCTCGAGCCTGCGGGTGACGGCCTGCGCGTCGGGCTCGGGCCGCGCCAGCTCGACCCGTGCCAGTTCGGTCTGCGACTTGAGGCCGGCCAGCGGCGTACGCAACTGGTGGGCCGCGTCGGCGATGAAGCGGCGCTGGCCGGCCACCTGGGTGTTCACCTCGGCCAGCAGGGTGTTGATGGCCGAGGCCAGCGCACGCACCTCGGACGGCGCGTTCTCGACCTCGAGCGGCGCCAGGTCGCGCGGCGAACGGTTCTCGACCAGCCGGCGCAGGTGGCGCAGCGGCGACAGGCCGCGGCTGATGCCGGCCCACACCAGCACGCTGGTCAGCGCCATCAGCAGCGACAGCGGCGCCACCGTGTCGACCAGGATGCTGCGCGCCAGCTCGGCGCGCAGCGCGGTGCTCTTGGCCACCTGCACCAGCATGGTCTGCGGCCGTTCCTCGGTGCCGGCGCGCAGGTAGAGCGCCGCCACCCGCACCGGCCGGCCGCGCATGGCGCCGTCGTAGAACATCGGCCGGTTGTAGGCGCGCGGCAGGCTGCCGGGGGTGATCGGCAGGTCCTTCTCGCCGAGGATGAAGGCGCCGGGCGGGGTGCTGACCATGTAGTAGAGCCGGTCGGCCGGATCCTCCTCGAGGATCTCGCGCGCCGCGCGCGGGAAATCGATGTAGAAGCCGTCGCCGAACGGCTTCACCTGCCGCGCCAGCGCGCGCGTCGATTGCG is a genomic window of Chitinimonas koreensis containing:
- a CDS encoding sensor histidine kinase, with protein sequence MAMVEVRDTGPGIPASERARVFERFYRGRMEGQGKGCGLGLAIVQEIARRHHAAVTLADAEPQGLAVTVRFRLSG